A segment of the Malaclemys terrapin pileata isolate rMalTer1 chromosome 1, rMalTer1.hap1, whole genome shotgun sequence genome:
TCAATTAAATAGACACCAGAGCACAGGGAAAAAAGTGGTGCTGTCTTTTTTTACCCAGTTTTCTCAAACAATTCAGATGAAAGACATAAGGCAGCACAGACAAAGCTGGGTGATGATAGAGCAACCTCAGAACTCAAAGACAGCCCAGAGTGTTATTGAAGGCTCAGACTGTCAGCTGAGATGCAATGTGAGAGCATCAGAGAGTCCTGTCATCCAGTGGGTGTTGCCAGATGGGAGTAAGCTGATAGCTCCATTTAATCAGAAACACAGTAGGTTTTCCATCCTCAGCAGCGGCCAGTTAATGATCAAAAAAGTGGGTTACACTGATTCTGGTTTGTACCACTGTGTTGCCCAGGTGAGAGATGATGCAGACAGAATGGCTTACAGAGTTTTAGTGCAGCCTCCAGTCATTCAGCCCACTGACTCTGATGTAATGAGGGTTGAAAAAAATGTAGGGGACCCAATAGTTTTGCCCTGCAGTGCAATTGCCATACCAGATGCACAGCTGAGCTGGATCCTTCCGAACAGCCATGTGCTTAATGATTTGTCAAACTCATCCAAAGGGTACGTGTCTCACAACGGCACATTGTTAATTCCAAAGAGTCATGTCAGTGACAGCGGGTATTACAGGTGTGTGGCTGTCAATCAGCAGGGATCAGATCAGTTTGCTGTTAGGGTATCAGTAAATAAGATGGTATCTGACAGATCATCCAAAAGGATAAAAATGAGGAAGCGTCCAGGTTTGAAAACCTCCGGAAAAAGAAGAGGGGGGGTGATAGAAGATGAAGGGGGATCAGGAGTGGAAGTCCCAGCTGAGTCCCAGCACAAAAAGAACCATCTGAAGGACCGTGAAGCATCCATTAAACAAAAGAATGACCTCATTCCTGAGgttcaggttaaaaaaaacaagaaaggcAGGAGAAAAATGAAGTTATGGAAAGGTACAGATAGAACCCAGGACAGCAATGTTGCTGAAGGCCGTAGGGTATTTGAATCTCGAAGAAGAATAAATATGTCAAACAAAAAGATTAATCCACAACACTGGGCTGACATTTTGGCAAAGGTCCGTGGGAAAAATCTTCctaaaacaacagcagcagcaagcccTTCTTTAATGACTACATTGCCGTCACTCATGCAGAAAGCCACTACCACTCCTTCTCCTATGGCCAGTCCCCCCCAGAAGCCTTCTCTAGAGAATGCAGCCAATGGAGAAGAGTCTTCTGCAGATGTATCACACTTGGGTGAGGACAAGATCTTCTCAGTCACTGTTTCCCCCACGGTTATAGCACAAGATTTTAGCCCAGATCAAACAACTTCTGCTCAACCCACATTAATGAGCACAGAAACTGAGCCCTCCATAGAACGCCAGTCTTTAGGAACACCTGGAAGTATATACACTGTAGAACCATCCTTTGTGTGGTCTACGTACCTTACTCCAATCTCTCCAACTTTACACTCACATCACTCATATGATCAGCAGCATGGTGATGTAAAGACTGATTATTCACCAGTAGCAGAAGAAAGCATTAACACTGTCACTGAAGATCCCCTAGATGAACAAACAAACACCTTGCCCAATATTCAAAGCAGTTTTCACACAGTGGAAAATGCAGCTACATCAACACTGGAATCTTCCGCTTCCGCTTCTGCTGAGCTACCAGGGCATGCTACTGTCCTTGCAGAACCTCAGACTGTTATAAATCTCCCTACCACCTTGGAGACAGATGTACAGCACAATGAAGTAGATGCGGATTCCATAAATTCCTCACCTTCTTATCACCAGGGTGATAAGATCAGCTATATAGATTTAATAGCCACTACTACTATTTCTTCTTCTGCTTCTCCATTTAAGGATTTTGTTACTAGAGAGAGCAATGTCGTAAAGCATCAGCACAGGGAGGTACCTACAGATCAGACTAAAATTACGGACATTGACTTAAGCACAATGTTTCAAGTTTTCACATCAGTTAATGAGACAAACAAGGATATAGAGACTCAGATAAGAGTGTCTAGTAGCATCTATGGGAGCTCTGAAGGAGCTGCACATGAAGATATGCCTGTTCCAAAATCAGACTCCACATTCACTCTGGCAAGTACCATTGCTCCTCTTAAAAAAACAGAATCAGTAACAACTGCTGTTTCATTTGGCAACCTGACCACTATGGCCGAGGTTACAACTCCCTCTAGAAAGACTACTACCTCTAACACACTGCTTACCCAGCATCCCAGAAGAAGACCTTATGGGAGAAGGAGATTAAGACCAAACAGATTTCGACAAAGACCAAAACCTATTCCTTCTCCTGCTTTTACCACAGAGGAGATGCTTGTTATTCAAAAAACACCTAAAATAGAAGGTGCTACTAGAAGTTCTCCTGGATCTGTTGTTGAGGGTGATTGTAAAACTGATGCTAAAATACAAATTAAGAAACATAATCATTTAGAGATGATTTCTTCATTGGTTACAGAGGCAAATGTATTAGAGAGGTTGACCAAAGTCAGAGACACAGAGGCAGCTTTTTCACTTAGGCCTACTGCTTCTttacctgaaacaaaacattcaatGCTTTCTAATGCTGGTGAAACCCAGGTACTTCCTGTGACTACAGCTATCACAACTGCATCATCATATGGTGGACTTAACACAGCCTCTGTTACAGAGTTACATTTGTCCCAAGAACCAGATCAGCGGACAACCGCAACGTACCATACACTAGTTAATGTGTCTGAAGAAAATGTCATTAAAACAAGTTATGAAGTTACAGATGGTAAGGCACAAAAAACAAGCAGTTCAGTctccactgagtacattaatagCCTGCTTAGCCCTGGTTATTCAGTGACTCCAGAATTTCGAGAAGATTCCATTCCTCTTGGATCAAAAGTTGGAGAGAATGGAATCAACTCAAGAGTATCTCAGCCAATACCTCCCACTGTGCTGCACTCAAGTGCTCTTGTTGGCACAGTGGAAAGTTTTAAGAACCTGTCAATTTCAGATGAACTTCAGAAGCCTTCAAAATCTTTAAAAACAGCTACAGTAACCACACCACTTCAGCAAACAGAAATTGTGACTGTATCCTTTCCCTTCAGCACAACAAGACCTCAACCTTTCACACCTACAGAAACCAAGAAACCAATTATTGTTCCTGTACAAACTTGGACAAAAACAGTATCGTCTTCCTGGGACAAGAAGGAAACCAACTCTCATGCATTTGATCATGATCAAATTGCTATATACACAACTGAAAAACCTGAATCTCCAGTTGCAACCATTGACTTTGTTCCATTTACAAAACCTGGTGCTCCTCCCCCATCAGTTTCaagcactttacatttgtctattcATTCTTCTACCAAGCAAAATACCACATTCAATCAAGTAAGATTTCCAGCGACCAAAGGAGATGAAATTGATGGTACAACAATCACACACAGCACAAGACAAAACGTATTTTCCACATCTTATTCAAACCAAAACAGGATTAAAGCACAACACAAACAAGAGCCATTTAAAGAGACATTTGGTCTTATTAGGTCTAACAATAGTTTATTGTTAAATCCAAACTTTCCCCATCAGTCAGCTGGAATGGTACCGATCTTTAACCAGCAACCGGCTGTAGCACCTCCAAAGTATATTCCAGTGAGGGGGACAAAGAGACCACCATATCTCATAATACAAGGATCGTTTCATCATTTTATAACTCACCAGCCCCTCCACTATACCAACAAACCAGAGATAACAGCATATGCTGCACACACAACACAGGACAGAAAAACCTATGCTCCTCAAACAGAGCCAACCACTACAACGACAGCCACTCCATTATACAGACCTATCCCACTTGCTCCAGGTAGATTTGGCAATCAGGGACAAAACAGATACAATGTTCACTCCAGAGTTTTTGGCAATAACTATATTCCCGATAACAGAGGCACAGCTGGGAGACTATCGAGTCAAGGAATCCCATATTACCCCAACCCTGGAATCTCCTTTGTCTTTAATAGAACCAGAACATTTTCACACTTAGGAGTGAATCCTAAACCAGTGATGCCTAGTCCACTTCCTCCAGTAAATACAAATGAGAAGAAAGCCATCCAAGTCTCATCTGCTGGGATTACAATGCAAGGCACTGTTCTAAAGGCCACAGTTGTTCCAGTAGCTCCATTGTTCCACAACTCAAGTACCACACCACCAGCCACAACTACTTTGAAGAGCACTCTTCCATCATTCATCTCTCAAAGCATCAGACCTCAAATATCCTCTAACATTCAGTCCTTCAGAAGTGTACTTTATAATAATCAAAAAGTCCCATCTGTgcctaaactgggaggaattatGCCAAATAATTCAAGTGTAATTCAACCTTCAACTAACTTCAGGGCACATGGTGAAAGACCTAAAATTACCACGAAAGGTCCTCAGAGCTTATCCATCCTTGCTGAAACAGATGCGGTTATCCCATGTGATGTAGTAGGAGAACCCAAGCCCTTTGTTACTTGGACAAAAGTCTCCACAGGTAAGTTAGTTAAACATTTGATCTGCCATATAGCTGTAAAAGGGGACACATACAGTAACTTCCAtattaaaacaaatacagtagTATTGTACAGTAATGATCCAAAACACTATATAACACTTTTATCCATGTTAATAGTTTGGACCACTAGGATATTTTAGTCTTTTTTAAGGCTACCCATTTCTGCACATGGATATGAGAAAAACCTCCACtttctgctactctgaaataaaaatGACTTTTAGGTCCTTTCCTAAAAGAtactctaagggcctgatccaaaatcaatGCTTCATTGCCCTTTGGATCAGTCTGTGAATGCACTataatttttaacattaaaaGTAACCCCCACTAAAAAATGTAAAacgcaggaggaggagggaaatgtaTCAAAAGAAAACACTTTGTCTTTAAGAGATCCGGGCATCCAAGTGTGCATGTTCTCCTAGACTGGAATTTATGCTAGAGGAGCCTAGGGGAACTGATTAGTTAGGAGAGTGCTTCAGAGTTCTTTATGTTATATGTCTAGGTATATCAGTAAAATGTTCCTGGAAATCATGTAAGAGGTTAATTGACCCCCCCAAAGCATTAAGAGTATATTGTACTCTGAGAACCTTTTCCCACTGTTTTTAAGTCTTGGACTTTTTGGATGATTAGTTTGGACAACAAAAACTCCAGGGCCAAATTCTTAAGCTAAAGCCACAGGAGTATATCAGAAGGCATATATCAGATTTTGCCCATATATATCATTCTTAACTGGGGAGTCTGTTCTCCCCATTCATCTTCACTCCTAGATTCTACTTCATTATTGTTAATATGCAGTAAAGAGAGACGTTTCTATAAATGTCTTTCAGTGCAATGTTATCTGTCTTAAGAACAAACTCTCCAATTTTCTTTCTTTCGTCCTATCCTCCCAGGAGCTCTGATGACAGCAAACACAAGGATACAACGGTTTGAAGTCTTGAAAAATGGCACATTCATTATCCGAAATGTTCAACTCCAGGACCGTGGGCAGTACTTGTGCACTGCTCAGAACCTGCATGGTGTCGATAAAATGATTGTCCTGTTGACAGTGACAGCCCAGCAGCCCAAAATGCTAGTTTCCCGCTACAGAGATGCCACTATTTATTTTGGAGACACGGTAGCAATGGAATGCCAGGCCAATGGGATCCCAAGCCCACATATTTCGTGGATTTTACCTGACAGGAAGATATTGCAGACAGTAACCACCACTGAGAGCAGGATAATGCTCTATGAAAATAGAACTTTGTCTATCAAGGAGGTGACGTTTTCAGACCGAGGAGTGTACAAGTGCATAGCTAGCAACACTGCAGGAGCAGACAGCATAGCCGTGAGGCTTCACATTGCGGCGTTACCCCCAATGATCCATCAGGAAAAACAGGAGAATATTTCCTTGCCCTTTGGTCACAACATTCACATTCACTGTACTGCCAAAGCAGCACCCCTCCCTAGCATCCGCTGGGTGCTCTTTGATGGCACCCAGATCCGACCCTCCCAATTTGTCAATGGGAATTTATTTGTCTTCCCCAATGGAACCCTTTACATACGGAACGTCTCCCCCAAGGACAGTGGGAGCTATGAGTGCATCGCAGCTAACATGGTGGGGGCAGCCAGGAGAACAGTTCTGCTCTATGTGAAGAAGCAGTCGTCAAATGCCAAGATCACTTGGAGCTCTCCGCAGAGAACAGATGTAACCTATGGCAGTACCCTGCATCTGGACTGCAGTGCTTCTGGGGATCCCTGGCCCCGGATATTATGGAGGCTGCCTTCAAAAAGGATGATTGATTCTCTGCATAGGTAGATTGCTATTCATTGTGGCCTGCTTAAATTATTCTTCCAATGAggctgatgcaaagcccattgaaataaagAGGAGTATTGTTATTGACTTGATTTGACAGGAGAAGAGTACAAagcaaaagctattttaaaataatgacactaataaaatggaaaaaaaaatccaatttaaatctATTACAGTCACACTGCCAGGGTAGTAAAGAATCAGGCAGTAAAAGATTTATgattagggccctatcaaattcatggccatgcAAAACACAttatggaccgtgaaatctggtctccctccatgaaatttggtcttttgtttgcttttaccttataccagggattggcaatctttggcatgtggcccctcagggaaatctgctggcgggccgggacggtttatTTATCTGCAGCATCTgcgggtttggccgatcgcagctcccactaggCACgtttcaccgttccaggccaatggaggctgtgggaagcaacagccagcacatccctcggcctgcgccacttccccacagcctccattggcctatTACAGGTTCAGGAAAAACTAAGAAGGACATTAAATCTAGGTACATCTTTACAAAGCTGGTAATTTTTCCTGGTATTGAAAATACTGTATATGGTGTAATGATAGGGttaaaaatcactgaaaatgTCTAGTTTGGTACACATGAAGATGTATAGGCCTAGCTGAGCACCCATAACTTCGGTCAAACTCAAAAGGAGCCGTGGATGCTCAGAACTTCTGTAAATCAGTTAATTTATATCATTACACTAATTCTTATGCTTGCACCAATACCTAGGTCTAGCTGGAAAAGAAGTATGTCATTTAAaatttgggaggggggttggaagttattttcattttgctatggaacaaaaatgagaccttttgaatttttttggcaaaaaaaatagaagagaaacccaccccagaatagccagtacCCAGTGTTTGGAGCACTAACTTGGGAAGGGGGAGATTCTGGtttgagtccctgctccaaatcaggtagTACAGGAACATCTCAGGCAAGTGTCCTAACCACCAGCCTATAGAGTCTGTCTCTCTTACTCTCCTTTCCCCCTGTTGGAGCCTTTCCACTTTGTATGAATAAATAACTATTCAttgaaccagagagagagagaatgactgtaTGGAGGACACTCACATGGCAGACCCATTTCAAGCCCTGGGTGTGAATCAGGGAGAAGAGATTACATGGAGGGAGGTGTATACACTTACTTCATTTTCCTGTTATGCTCTGTCTTCTCTCCGCCCACCCCCCCAATCAGATGAGCCCATTCTACTGTGAGCCATTATATTTTGTCTATTTGACCCATTAGACAGAAATGACCTTAGCACAATTTCAGtgctgaagaaatacttcctacaattctttatttaaataagtaCAGTCATCCTAGCATTAATAATGGCTTGTAACTAGACCTGTGCAAATTCAACTCTACTTAGGTTCTATAAGAGAAATCTCTCTCTAATGCCCATGAAATAAAATCACACTACCACTATCATAATCAGTCTCACAATTTGCAATAAATACCACTGATATGTTTTCCCCAAAACATAAATTTCCCACACAGATATGTAAAATGCCACTCAATCATTCATTGAGGTCCATAGACAGAGTGATAAGAGATATTTTGCGATCAACATGCTTGCTGCCTGATAATGCCAGATTATTTGCCAACAGCATTCCTGATTAATGAACAAGTTCATCATGGTTTATTTCATGATGACATATTTATTATTTGGGCAGGCTGTGAGTATTATCCACAATACATTTTTATACCTTTTAGCTATagcaacaaaatggcattttgtaTAGTTTGTGTAACAATAATTCTCTCCTTACCTTAGCCATCAAGAGATCCATTATAAGGTGATTAATTTTGTGTACAAATATATGACTCTGTTAAAAATTTACTCCTTGAAATTGTTCTGAAAGTCTAAAAAGGTTGTATGGGAATCCGGAGGAAGTAACACATTTTGTTTCATAATTGACTTGAGTATAGCGTTCCATTCTTCCCATAGTTAGGGTATGTAGATGCATGTATATATAAATTAATGTTTAGTTTTACCATGTCTGAATATTACAGAGTATGGTAGATGCACTCTACATTAAAAGAGTAATAGAATAAATCAAAAATCCTTAACTCGGTAGATGGGTAAATTTAAGTTCAGAGAAGAATTGTTCAGTTGCAACTGAGcagaattatttttgtattttctttctggtgaaaaaatggttaaaatttcTAGTACATTCTAATTACCTAGCTGTAGCAACACTGCAATTTTTAATGGGGTTTTCTGTGAGTTacagtaaataataaaataatgaaaactgaTTTTGCAGCTCATATTGcattctcttttctttccccaaaTTAGCTTGGAGACCAGAATCAAGGTGTTTGGCAATGGGACTTTGGTTGTCCATGCAGTCACAGATAAGGATGCAGGAGACTATCTGTGTATGGCCCGCAATAAGATCGGAGATGACTATGTAGTTCTCAAAGTGAACGTGATGATGAGACCTGCCAAAATAGAACACAAGAATGAGAATAACCACAAGGTTATGTATGGTGGGGACTTGAAAGTCGACTGTGTAGCCACTGGTCTGCCAAACCCTGAGATCTCCTGGGGCCTCCCTGATGGCAGCATGATAAACACCTTCATGCAGTCAGACGACAGTGGAAACCGAGCAAAGAGATACGTGGTCTTTAACAATGGGACACTGTATTTCAATGATGTGGGGCTGAGAGAGGAAGGGGACTACACCTGTTATGCTGAGAACCAAATTGGGAAGGATGAGATGAGAATACGGGTCAAAGTGGTGGCTGAGCCTGCAACTATCAGAAACAAAACGTACTCTGTTATTAATGTACCCTATGGAGACGTGGTCACTGTGGCTTGCGAAGCCAAAGGCGAGCCCACCCCCAGAGTGATATGGCTCTCTCCAACCAACAGGCCCATTCCTCTCCTGTCTGACAAATATCAAGTGTATGGGGATGGCACCCTCCTCATCCAAAAGGCCCAGAGATCTGACAGCGGCAATTATACTTGTGTGGTGCGGAACAGTGCTGGGGAAGACAGGAAAATAGTCTGGATCCAAGTCAATGTTCAGCCTCCTAGAATCAATGGGCATCCCAACCCAATCACATCTGTGAGAGAGACAGCCATGAGGGAGAGCCAGAAACTTATTGACTGTAAAGCTGAAGGCATCCCAGCTCCACGGATCTTATGGGCTTTCCCAGAAGGAGTGATCCTGCCTTCTCCCTACTATGGGAACAGAATTACTGTGCACCGCAATGGCACCCTGGACATCAGGGGGGTGAGGCAGACAGACTCAGTGCAGCTAGTGTGCATCGGGCGGAATGAAGGGGGAGAGGCTAGGCTGATTGTGCAGCTCCTGGTCACAGATCATTTGGAGAAACCCACCTTCAGGGACCCGGTCAATGAAAGGATCACTGCCACGGCTGGGCACAGTATCAATCTGAACTGCTCAGTGCACGGGAACCCTGAGCCCAGCACATCTTGGATCCTTCCCAATGGCACTGAGCTGCTGAGCGGCAGCCACTTGCAGAGATTCTACCACAAGAGGGATGGGAAATTGCACATCAGTGGTCTCTCTGCAGTGGATGCTGGGACTTATCGCTGCACGGCCAGGAACCCAGGTGGCTATGCGGAGAGGGTGGTCTTCCTGAAGGTGGGTCTCAAGCCAGAAATCAGCAACCAGTACAACAACCTGGTAAGCATCATCAATGGAGAGACTTTGCAGCTCCACTGCGTCACCCAGCCGAACCATCGGGCACACATTTCCTGGACACTGCCCAATGGGATGGTACTAGATGGCCCTCAATCCATAGGTCGCTTCTCTCTCCTAGAGAATGGCTCGCTCACTGTGCGCAATGCTTCTGTATTTGACAGGGGCACCTACCTGTGCAAGGCAGTGACAGAGTATGGCACCTCGATTATGAATGTCCCAGTCATAGTGATAGCCTATCCACCCCGGATCACCAGTGAGCCAGCACCAGTCATCTACGCCAGGCCTGGCAATGCAGTTAAGCTGAACTGCATGGCCATTGGGATTCCAAAAGCAGAAATAACATGGGAGCTCCCAGACAAATCACATCTGACAACAGGAGCTCAGTCCCGTCTGTATGGAAACAAATTCCTTCACCCTCAGGGGTCGTTAATCATCCAGCAATCTACACAAAGGGATGCAGGCTTCTACAAATGCACTGCTAAAAATATACTGGGCAGCGATTCAAAAACAACTTATATTCACATATTCTAAAGTTCAAACAAACCCCTTTGACTAGACACAACTGCCCAGTCACTGCCAAGCAAGTGCAGCAGGAAAGTACTGTTTGTAAGCAAAGCCAGGGATACAGAGGGCGCAAAAGTGGGATTTTAATTCTCATTTTCATGAGCAGTACATCACTGCTTTCATAATGACCATGATCCTGCAGCAGAAAGAGGCAACAAAAATACTTAAATGAGGGGGCTAACACAATTGTTTACATGATGTAATGTAATTTCTCATGGCATTCCATAGCACCTGAGACCTAATGTACTGTACACATACCTGTTGATATTCCAAAGCTATGCCTTGGCTTAACTAGCACtttaaaaataccaaagaagTATTAACTGTAATAAGTGAGCTACAGTGATAAAAGTGCTTTATTATTTTGTAGGAAAGACATCCGTTTTTTTATCCCCTGCAGTGCATTTCATAACCTAGCCTTATAGAATATGATTACTAACCTTTCTATTAATTCTTCTATCTGCTCTTCCAGTTCAAAGATTAATTTAGCAAATAAGAGTGATCTATTTCTAATCAAGGACATTCAGACACTAGTTACTGTAATGAATGAACCTTTTCCAGCCAGTAAGGATGCTCCAGTTGAATTcaattattatatattttatatatatttttaaaccagACTATGAGACTAGAAAGAACAACAGTGATTTGTCTCATTTTATAAATTATTGGTCTTTACAAGACTCTGATACGTTACTGTATTTTATAATGGTAAGGTCAGTATACTGtacattttataataaaaagtatTTTCCAACCaactttttttcatgttttcatgGTAATTCAGACAAATGCTAGCTGAAAACAACATAATTAATGAAGTAAAATGAGTAACTATAACAGATTGTTAGACAAAATCTTCATCCTACCGAATATCATTTCTGAAACCTGGCCAGCAACCTCCCATGCGCCCCATCATGGCCGAGGGTCAAGCTATAGGCagcctgcctcactttcccctcctGGACTGTTCAAATAAAACTTCCCTTTAAGCTTTGTCTTGGTCAAAACTACCCCTCCTTGGGGACTAGGtttattaatgtaaaataaaactgCAGATTAAACTCAATCTCTAAAGTCCATTTCTAAAACCACGCAGCACAAGGTTTCTCTTCCTCCGCCCAGGCCTTCCTGCCTGAGGCCTTTGCATTCTCTCCTCTGCTTGGACAGGATCTCTTTCAGGCCCCCCTGCCTGAGGCAACTCCCCTGGTCTTAGggtcttccctgcaggagcctttcaTCTCTCTCTGCAGGCTCTGCCACAGCTTCCTGAGCCAACCCCTTCACTGCAGCCACCTGCTGCCCTTTATAGGGAATTACCTGATTTAACCCCGGAGTCCTTCATTCTGTAATCAGGATTGGCTAGCATCAGACCTACACCCATTAAGGGGTGAGCTGTCCTGCTACAGTTTTCTAACAGCTAACATGGAATTCCTGCTCCATATCTTTTAGATATGTTTTCATGTTCAAAGTCTTTTGCTCAGAATCAAATATGGGATTATTTAATAGTGTGATGTTCCCATTTGATTTGTCCAGATTTTGAATACCACAACCACGATTAGACTAGCAAGTAAAACATTGACTCTGAGTTAGGAATGGAAGGATAATCCATACCAGGTCATCAGCTATGATTTTTGATT
Coding sequences within it:
- the MXRA5 gene encoding matrix-remodeling-associated protein 5; translated protein: MKTTDKMQKRANLGALSVVLIMSLGLPQIAFACPRPCACYVPTEVHCTFRSLAAVPARISKHVERINLGFNSIQSISENSFSGLTKLELLMIHGNDIQNIPNGALKDLMSLQVFKISYNKLKVLTGQTFQGLSSLMRLHMDHNRIEFIHPNAFNGLTSLRLLHLEGNLLQQLHPNAFSTFTFLDYFRLSTVKHLYLSENIIRTLPVGMFQGMPLLENLYLHGNPWSCDCSLKWLLEWDKKSGGVLKCKKDKAYEGGQLCPKCTSPKQLQKQDIQNLKDLSCKKPIIQSQLKQNNSIDEEEDRDSYELPMEAFQLSPWNITLNMTDEHGNIVNLNCEIKKPTDSDKIQWNQINPQEIDINATVSLDFECPMKRENYEKLWKLIAYYSEVPVKLQRELMLSKESKISYEYRQDSDDDALYYTGVKAQILAEPAWVMQPLINIQLNRHQSTGKKVVLSFFTQFSQTIQMKDIRQHRQSWVMIEQPQNSKTAQSVIEGSDCQLRCNVRASESPVIQWVLPDGSKLIAPFNQKHSRFSILSSGQLMIKKVGYTDSGLYHCVAQVRDDADRMAYRVLVQPPVIQPTDSDVMRVEKNVGDPIVLPCSAIAIPDAQLSWILPNSHVLNDLSNSSKGYVSHNGTLLIPKSHVSDSGYYRCVAVNQQGSDQFAVRVSVNKMVSDRSSKRIKMRKRPGLKTSGKRRGGVIEDEGGSGVEVPAESQHKKNHLKDREASIKQKNDLIPEVQVKKNKKGRRKMKLWKGTDRTQDSNVAEGRRVFESRRRINMSNKKINPQHWADILAKVRGKNLPKTTAAASPSLMTTLPSLMQKATTTPSPMASPPQKPSLENAANGEESSADVSHLGEDKIFSVTVSPTVIAQDFSPDQTTSAQPTLMSTETEPSIERQSLGTPGSIYTVEPSFVWSTYLTPISPTLHSHHSYDQQHGDVKTDYSPVAEESINTVTEDPLDEQTNTLPNIQSSFHTVENAATSTLESSASASAELPGHATVLAEPQTVINLPTTLETDVQHNEVDADSINSSPSYHQGDKISYIDLIATTTISSSASPFKDFVTRESNVVKHQHREVPTDQTKITDIDLSTMFQVFTSVNETNKDIETQIRVSSSIYGSSEGAAHEDMPVPKSDSTFTLASTIAPLKKTESVTTAVSFGNLTTMAEVTTPSRKTTTSNTLLTQHPRRRPYGRRRLRPNRFRQRPKPIPSPAFTTEEMLVIQKTPKIEGATRSSPGSVVEGDCKTDAKIQIKKHNHLEMISSLVTEANVLERLTKVRDTEAAFSLRPTASLPETKHSMLSNAGETQVLPVTTAITTASSYGGLNTASVTELHLSQEPDQRTTATYHTLVNVSEENVIKTSYEVTDGKAQKTSSSVSTEYINSLLSPGYSVTPEFREDSIPLGSKVGENGINSRVSQPIPPTVLHSSALVGTVESFKNLSISDELQKPSKSLKTATVTTPLQQTEIVTVSFPFSTTRPQPFTPTETKKPIIVPVQTWTKTVSSSWDKKETNSHAFDHDQIAIYTTEKPESPVATIDFVPFTKPGAPPPSVSSTLHLSIHSSTKQNTTFNQVRFPATKGDEIDGTTITHSTRQNVFSTSYSNQNRIKAQHKQEPFKETFGLIRSNNSLLLNPNFPHQSAGMVPIFNQQPAVAPPKYIPVRGTKRPPYLIIQGSFHHFITHQPLHYTNKPEITAYAAHTTQDRKTYAPQTEPTTTTTATPLYRPIPLAPGRFGNQGQNRYNVHSRVFGNNYIPDNRGTAGRLSSQGIPYYPNPGISFVFNRTRTFSHLGVNPKPVMPSPLPPVNTNEKKAIQVSSAGITMQGTVLKATVVPVAPLFHNSSTTPPATTTLKSTLPSFISQSIRPQISSNIQSFRSVLYNNQKVPSVPKLGGIMPNNSSVIQPSTNFRAHGERPKITTKGPQSLSILAETDAVIPCDVVGEPKPFVTWTKVSTGALMTANTRIQRFEVLKNGTFIIRNVQLQDRGQYLCTAQNLHGVDKMIVLLTVTAQQPKMLVSRYRDATIYFGDTVAMECQANGIPSPHISWILPDRKILQTVTTTESRIMLYENRTLSIKEVTFSDRGVYKCIASNTAGADSIAVRLHIAALPPMIHQEKQENISLPFGHNIHIHCTAKAAPLPSIRWVLFDGTQIRPSQFVNGNLFVFPNGTLYIRNVSPKDSGSYECIAANMVGAARRTVLLYVKKQSSNAKITWSSPQRTDVTYGSTLHLDCSASGDPWPRILWRLPSKRMIDSLHSLETRIKVFGNGTLVVHAVTDKDAGDYLCMARNKIGDDYVVLKVNVMMRPAKIEHKNENNHKVMYGGDLKVDCVATGLPNPEISWGLPDGSMINTFMQSDDSGNRAKRYVVFNNGTLYFNDVGLREEGDYTCYAENQIGKDEMRIRVKVVAEPATIRNKTYSVINVPYGDVVTVACEAKGEPTPRVIWLSPTNRPIPLLSDKYQVYGDGTLLIQKAQRSDSGNYTCVVRNSAGEDRKIVWIQVNVQPPRINGHPNPITSVRETAMRESQKLIDCKAEGIPAPRILWAFPEGVILPSPYYGNRITVHRNGTLDIRGVRQTDSVQLVCIGRNEGGEARLIVQLLVTDHLEKPTFRDPVNERITATAGHSINLNCSVHGNPEPSTSWILPNGTELLSGSHLQRFYHKRDGKLHISGLSAVDAGTYRCTARNPGGYAERVVFLKVGLKPEISNQYNNLVSIINGETLQLHCVTQPNHRAHISWTLPNGMVLDGPQSIGRFSLLENGSLTVRNASVFDRGTYLCKAVTEYGTSIMNVPVIVIAYPPRITSEPAPVIYARPGNAVKLNCMAIGIPKAEITWELPDKSHLTTGAQSRLYGNKFLHPQGSLIIQQSTQRDAGFYKCTAKNILGSDSKTTYIHIF